From a single Rutidosis leptorrhynchoides isolate AG116_Rl617_1_P2 chromosome 5, CSIRO_AGI_Rlap_v1, whole genome shotgun sequence genomic region:
- the LOC139850435 gene encoding uncharacterized protein, with the protein MSLITDEIRASATELYHGDKICKAKTRFLLEEVGLPNGLLPLEDIEECGYVKDTGFVWLKQKKKKEHKFEEVGRLASYAKEVTAYVEKSKIKKLTGVKTKEMMMWINLSEITVDDPPTGKITFKSPTGLFRTFPSSAFEVNDEKKIQVKEV; encoded by the coding sequence ATGTCTCTAATCACAGATGAGATTCGAGCCAGTGCAACTGAGCTCTACCATGGTGACAAAATCTGCAAAGCGAAAACAAGATTTTTGCTAGAAGAAGTTGGCTTACCTAATGGACTTTTGCCATTAGAAGACATTGAAGAATGTGGGTATGTAAAGGACACTGGATTTGTTTGGCTCAAACAAAAGAAGAAAAAAGAACACAAATTCGAAGAAGTTGGTCGCCTTGCGAGCTATGCAAAGGAAGTGACCGCTTATGTTGAAAAATCGAAGATCAAGAAGTTAACCGGCGTTAAAACAAAAGAAATGATGATGTGGATTAATCTGAGTGAGATCACTGTTGATGACCCTCCAACTGGAAAGATTACGTTTAAATCTCCAACGGGTTTGTTTCGTACTTTTCCTTCATCGGCTTTTGAAGTGAATGATGAGAAAAAGATCCAAGTGAAAGAGGTGTAG